ACCCCGGCCTGGACCGAGATCAACCGTCTTTGGCAAAAGTTTCTGCAGAAGTTGCCAGGAATGGGTCTTGGTGTCCTGGTCTTAAGCGTCGCCATTCTGTGTGCCATAACGCTGGCCTCGGCCACACGCCGTGCGCTTGCACAAAGGCTCAAGCCACTACTTCGGGATGTTGCGGCACGTGCCGTCAGCATCCCGATCGTGCTCTTAGGCCTCTACCTGATGCTTCAGATCGGTGGCCTTTCAGGCTTGGCGGCGACGGTAGTCGGTGGCACAGGACTTGTCGGTTTAGTTGCCGGAATCGCCTTCCGCGAAATTCTTGAGAACTATCTGGCGAGTATTCTAATCAGCCTACGTAACCCGTTCAAACTTGATGATCTAGTCGAGATTGCCGGGCACACTGGAATCGTTCAACGGGTAACCACTCGTGGAACAGTCTTAATGAACCTCGACGGTAACCACGTGCAAATTCCAAACGCCATGGTCTACAAAAGCATTATCCTCAACTTTACGGCAAACCCCAATCGAAGAGAGACTTTCATCGTTGGCATCGGTTACGAGAACGAAGCCTCGACGGCCCAAAAAATTGCCCTCCATGTGCTCGTTGACCACCCGGCGGTTCTCCAAGAGCCAGAGCCGTTGGTCTTAGTTGACCGACTCGGCGCGGCCACAGTCGATCTTCAGGTCAGCTTCTGGTATGAAGGAACCAGCTTCAACGGGCC
The Pelobacter seleniigenes DSM 18267 DNA segment above includes these coding regions:
- a CDS encoding mechanosensitive ion channel family protein; protein product: MTGPIADRIEVEPRVSDAAIAKRLNKIMASTGWFTALDVQVKDGVVFLDGRTREAEFRAWAAELASRTSDVVAVVNRIQLEEQSPWELTPAWTEINRLWQKFLQKLPGMGLGVLVLSVAILCAITLASATRRALAQRLKPLLRDVAARAVSIPIVLLGLYLMLQIGGLSGLAATVVGGTGLVGLVAGIAFREILENYLASILISLRNPFKLDDLVEIAGHTGIVQRVTTRGTVLMNLDGNHVQIPNAMVYKSIILNFTANPNRRETFIVGIGYENEASTAQKIALHVLVDHPAVLQEPEPLVLVDRLGAATVDLQVSFWYEGTSFNGPKVRSSVIRLVKRAFEEHGISMPDEAREVVFPQGVPVQLVKQELTKETETVVEANNQGTLEPNLIKATGEGDFSSEDELLRKQARQARNPEEGADLLNEKG